From the genome of uncultured Methanobacterium sp.:
GGGATATCCAGATCAGGATCCACCATTGCCGCAGGATTATTCTCAGGACTGGAGAGAAAACTAGCTGCGCGTTACAGCTTCTTACTTTCCATACCAGCCATACTGGGTGCGGCCTTAATCCAAACCAAGGACATTGTTAGTTTCGATGCAAACCTGGAAGTTCTAATTGCAGGATTCTTATCAGCAGCTATCTTCAGTTACCTGGCAGTTAAATTCATGATGGGCTACATCCAAAAACACAGCCTGAACATATTTGCCATTTACTGCTGGTTTGTGGGTGCACTGACCATTATAATTTCAATGGTATGGGTATAAGGATTTTTTACCCTTTAATTCATCATTTTTTTTCTGTAAAGAAATAAAAATTAACATTTTACTTTTTTTTAAATGAATAGATCTCCTATTCTATTTTTAATCTTATTTTATTTTTAAAATAAATAATTTAGAAAAAGAATTATAATTAAATTAATGATTATAATCTAATTTTAACCAGTACAGTACAGGGAGCACTGTCAATTCCCTCAACCTGCCATGGAATGACCATCAGTTCATCCAAAATCATGCCTTGCTCTATAGCCAGTAAATTTAGGTCCTCCACAAAAAGTAGGGGTTTACCCAAATCTTCCTGTGTCCGGAAGGCAGTCTGGTGAAGGTCAATCATTTCCTGCATCCTACCGTACCGGGACATGGAAACTGTGTCTATGGCCAGACATTTCAGTTTAGGGAGTTTGCGACGGAGGTAATGAGCAGTTTCTGGTGCCACTCCTGGATTTTTAGTCAGGTACATTTCAGGGTCCTTTTCACGATACTTTCCAAATCCAGTGAGTATTAAGACACAGTCAAAATCCAAAGTATCATCTTCAAAGTTTCCGAGGAGTGGGGCCAGATCTTCTGGATTTATAATTTCATCTGGCTTTTTAGGACATTCCAAAATAATTGGTTTGTGAAAAATTAGTTCATCGGGATCATAAGTAAATATAGGACGTCCATTTTTCAGGAAATGAGCTGGTGCATCCACATGGGTCCCTGAATGATTTTCAACAGTTATAACTGAAGTATTGTAATCTGCTCCCTCATTAATCTGGGTTTTGGGGGTTATTTTTATTTTAGTGAGGTCAGGGTGGACTGGGGTGTCTTCGGTGAGGGTGTAGGATATTCTCAAGTACTTATAATCATTCCCAGAAGTCTTCTCTTTATTTTGCATTTTATTTGCCTATATGGTTTTAATCTTGTGTCAAATAATCTTCTAAATGTTTAAATATTAATTAAAGGATTTTTTAAAGAATTAAATTCATTTATAAATTTAAAAAATTTCCCGGCATAATTCCTCGGTTTTGAACCTTATATCATCAATGTGAACACCTTTAAGCTGAGCAGCAAACATTGCCCCACCAGCACCAGCACCTTCTTTCACCGCGCCCTGGGTGTACTTTTGAAGTCCCTGGTTTTCGGATTTTTCAAATCCAGGATCAACTGCGAAGATGTCTATGGGTGCGATCTGTCGGGCTATGTAATTGATATCCGCAGTTTCATCGGTGGCCACAAAAATAGTGGTGGCTATGGAAACATCCTGAAAATTGAAATCTTCCACTGCTTCCTTAAGGAATGCGCACACTGCAGTCATCTGGGTCCCGCCAGCCAATGTGACCGGTACTGTGCTGCCTGCGGTGATTCCAGCCACCGCAGGGATCATGGGATCACCCACTGCTCCCACTGCCTGGAATGGATCCAGTGGGATTTCATTGGCCAAACCCGCAGCTTCTAATCCCTGTTCAACTGTTTGACGTTTCAGTGTGTGGGGGTTTTCTGGTGTGCTTCCACTGATTTTCCCCCAGGCTTCATAGCCCATGGCTTCCAGAACGCCCAGAGCAGTAGTGGTTCCTGCAGGGGTGCTTTCACCAATTACCAGGTGATCGGTAAGCTTGGAAAGAGTTTTTCCCAATATCATTCCTTTATTAAATATTTCCTGAGGATTACTAACGGCTTTACCGGTTACAATAGTCTCGCCCTGCTTATCATTGATATTCACGTAAGGAATTCCAGGTTTAACAGCTGATCCTGCATCAGCAACCAGAAAGGGAATGTCAGCCATTTCCAATGAGGCTTTTGTAATCACTGCAGGAGTGGGTGCAGCTCCACCATCCACCACAGTTTGAGGTATCTCTGGAAGACACTTAGGGGCACCGTGAAGAATTAACTCCACATCAGCCGCTGGAGTGTAATCAGTTAATTCAGGTGATGCTCCTGCACCGGTTATTCCAGGTATCCGTGAAGTTAAAGTAGTGGCAATAACACATAAAAATAATGAATCCTTATTCTGCAGTTTATGGAGTTTATCTTGTGAACCGAAACTCCTAACAGATTTATCCATACCAGATTTATCCATATCAATTCCTCTTTTTAAAATAATATAAAAAAATTACAACTTGACTAATTGCACAATGATTTTATCCAACTTAAATTTTATCTGACTATAAAGTAGGGTGAGGTTCTATATAAAAATAAATTTTTCAGGAAGAATAAATTTTCAGGTAAAAAACAGCACAGATCATGGTTTACATTATTCCTGTGAAAAATAAAATAAGGAGAAAAAAGAGATATTAAGAAAATGTGTAGCATTCATCTGGAAAAGCTAATGAAAAGCTAATCTTATTATCTTTAAAGAAAATCTCTTTAAAAAGCAAATTTCACGATATGGTATTTTAGAGTGTGATATAGTTGATATGTATAGGTTTAGAGGGAACAGCAGAAAAAACTGGTGTGGGAATTGTGGACTCTGAAGGGAACATACTGGCCCTGCAGGGCCGTGCCCTCCTCCCAGAAAAAGGCGGAATTCATCCCCGTGAAGCAGCCGAACACCATGCCCAGAATCTGGTCCCACTGATAAAAAAATCCCTGGAAGAAGCTAATTTAGGTCTGGAGGATCTGGACATGGTAGCCTTTGCACGCGGCCCTGGCCTGGGTCCCGCCCTGCGTACTGTGGCCACTGCCGCCCGTAGCCTGGCCCTTTCTCTGGATGTGCCAATTGTGGGTGTAAACCACTGCATAGGGCATATAGAAATTGGAAGACTGACCACCGGCTGTCAGGACCCCCTTACACTGTATGTGAGTGGAGGGAACACCCAAGTAACTGCTTTTGACTCTGGACGTTACCAAATATTCGGGGAAACCCTGGACATTGCCATCGGGAACTGCCTGGACCAGTTCGCCCGTACTGTTGGCCTAGGACACCCAGGGGGCCCCAGGGTAGAGGAACTGGCACTTGCATCTGACAATTACCTGAAGTTACCCTACACTGTGAAGGGGATGGACCTGTCATTCTCTGGTTTACTCACTGCTGCCATTCGCAAATATGAATCCGGAGCTCGTCTGGAAGATGTT
Proteins encoded in this window:
- a CDS encoding cyclase family protein codes for the protein MQNKEKTSGNDYKYLRISYTLTEDTPVHPDLTKIKITPKTQINEGADYNTSVITVENHSGTHVDAPAHFLKNGRPIFTYDPDELIFHKPIILECPKKPDEIINPEDLAPLLGNFEDDTLDFDCVLILTGFGKYREKDPEMYLTKNPGVAPETAHYLRRKLPKLKCLAIDTVSMSRYGRMQEMIDLHQTAFRTQEDLGKPLLFVEDLNLLAIEQGMILDELMVIPWQVEGIDSAPCTVLVKIRL
- a CDS encoding TIGR00303 family protein, yielding MDKSVRSFGSQDKLHKLQNKDSLFLCVIATTLTSRIPGITGAGASPELTDYTPAADVELILHGAPKCLPEIPQTVVDGGAAPTPAVITKASLEMADIPFLVADAGSAVKPGIPYVNINDKQGETIVTGKAVSNPQEIFNKGMILGKTLSKLTDHLVIGESTPAGTTTALGVLEAMGYEAWGKISGSTPENPHTLKRQTVEQGLEAAGLANEIPLDPFQAVGAVGDPMIPAVAGITAGSTVPVTLAGGTQMTAVCAFLKEAVEDFNFQDVSIATTIFVATDETADINYIARQIAPIDIFAVDPGFEKSENQGLQKYTQGAVKEGAGAGGAMFAAQLKGVHIDDIRFKTEELCREIF